Proteins from a single region of Cyanobium sp. Tous-M-B4:
- a CDS encoding SPFH domain-containing protein, giving the protein MEALLSLPALVLMALLGVSSVKVTSGGQSRLVERLGKYDRQLQPGLSLVLPVLEKVVSHESLKERVLDIPPQQCITRDNVGIEVDAVVYWQLLEHARAYYAVDNLQAAMVNLVLTQIRAEMGKLDLDQTFTTRQEVNEVLMKELDQATDPWGVKVTRVELRDIQPSRGVQQAMEQQMTAEREKRAAILRSEGERDSQVNAARGRAEALLLDAEAQAKQQTLLAQARADAASRLAEAMQANPQAAEAMRLLLAGDWMAMGEQMAQAPGGSVLMVDPQSPAALLTALRGLQQGQG; this is encoded by the coding sequence GTGGAAGCTCTGCTCTCCCTGCCCGCCTTGGTGCTGATGGCCCTGCTCGGCGTCAGCAGCGTCAAGGTCACCAGCGGCGGCCAGTCGCGCCTGGTTGAGCGCCTTGGCAAGTACGACCGCCAGCTGCAGCCGGGCCTCTCCTTGGTGCTGCCGGTGCTGGAGAAGGTGGTGAGCCACGAATCGCTCAAGGAGCGGGTGCTCGATATTCCGCCCCAGCAGTGCATCACCCGCGACAACGTCGGCATCGAGGTGGATGCGGTTGTGTATTGGCAGCTGCTGGAGCACGCCCGCGCCTACTACGCCGTCGACAATCTGCAGGCGGCCATGGTGAACCTGGTGCTCACCCAGATCCGGGCCGAGATGGGCAAGCTCGACCTCGACCAAACCTTCACCACCCGCCAGGAGGTGAATGAGGTGCTGATGAAGGAGCTGGATCAGGCCACCGATCCCTGGGGCGTGAAGGTGACTCGGGTGGAATTGCGCGATATCCAGCCATCCCGTGGCGTGCAGCAGGCGATGGAGCAGCAGATGACAGCTGAGCGGGAGAAGCGGGCGGCGATCCTGCGTTCGGAAGGCGAGCGCGACTCCCAGGTAAATGCGGCCCGGGGCCGGGCGGAGGCCCTGCTGCTGGATGCCGAAGCCCAGGCCAAGCAGCAGACCCTGCTGGCCCAGGCCAGGGCCGATGCGGCCAGTCGGCTGGCCGAGGCGATGCAGGCCAACCCCCAGGCCGCCGAGGCGATGCGTTTGCTGCTGGCCGGCGACTGGATGGCGATGGGCGAGCAGATGGCTCAGGCTCCTGGAGGCAGTGTGCTGATGGTGGATCCCCAGAGCCCGGCAGCCCTACTTACGGCTTTGCGGGGTCTGCAGCAGGGTCAGGGTTGA
- a CDS encoding HlyD family secretion protein gives MTHPTDSPLVRATPVPPLAQRQEALELQEATLNDFLPPVRPWVQASGWVLVGGLVAAVAVMAVWPYRVVVRGSGLVRPAGETSVVNAPLAGVVRSLAVRQNQSVRRGQLLAVLDPSNLQGRQQALGEGGQGLAEQRQALVLQGEAAVATAEQEVAKAQAALRLAATEASRYQQLVASGAGSVQQMEEKQAAYSVSQANLAQARRAVAQQRSRNGVEQAQLNRQLSSNQADLRQVGRDLAGTEVRAPVDGVVLSLALRNPRQVVAQGQELARIAPSGGGLVGRVLVPGQEISSLRPGQRADLKVAGCPYPDYGTLPARVQAVAPDATGAAGSNGARAFEVTLQFDRSELQAGGRSCGLQQGMELEAAITTQQETVLAFVLRKARLWVGR, from the coding sequence ATGACCCACCCAACCGACAGTCCTTTGGTTCGCGCCACGCCGGTGCCGCCCCTGGCCCAGCGCCAGGAGGCCCTGGAGCTCCAGGAAGCCACCCTCAACGATTTCCTGCCGCCGGTGCGGCCGTGGGTGCAGGCCAGCGGCTGGGTTCTGGTGGGCGGCCTGGTGGCGGCGGTAGCGGTCATGGCGGTGTGGCCCTATCGCGTGGTGGTGCGGGGCAGCGGCCTGGTGCGGCCAGCGGGGGAAACCAGCGTGGTCAACGCCCCTCTCGCCGGTGTGGTGCGCAGCCTGGCGGTGCGCCAGAACCAGAGCGTGCGCCGGGGCCAGCTCCTGGCCGTGCTCGATCCCAGCAACCTCCAGGGCCGCCAGCAGGCCCTGGGCGAGGGTGGCCAGGGCCTTGCTGAGCAGCGCCAGGCTTTGGTGCTGCAGGGCGAAGCGGCGGTGGCGACGGCCGAGCAGGAGGTGGCTAAGGCCCAGGCGGCGTTGCGGCTGGCTGCCACCGAAGCCAGTCGCTACCAGCAGTTGGTGGCTAGTGGTGCCGGATCGGTGCAACAGATGGAGGAGAAGCAGGCGGCCTACAGCGTCTCCCAGGCGAATTTGGCCCAGGCTCGCCGGGCGGTGGCGCAGCAGCGCTCGCGCAATGGGGTGGAGCAGGCCCAGCTGAACCGCCAGCTCAGCTCCAATCAGGCCGATCTCCGCCAGGTGGGTCGCGACCTGGCGGGCACCGAGGTGCGCGCCCCGGTGGATGGGGTGGTGCTGAGCCTGGCGCTGCGCAACCCCCGCCAGGTGGTGGCCCAGGGCCAGGAGCTGGCGCGCATCGCCCCCAGCGGCGGCGGCCTGGTGGGGCGGGTGCTGGTGCCTGGCCAGGAGATCAGCAGCCTGCGCCCCGGCCAGCGGGCCGACCTGAAGGTGGCCGGCTGTCCTTACCCCGATTACGGCACGCTGCCTGCACGGGTGCAGGCCGTGGCCCCCGATGCCACAGGCGCCGCCGGGTCAAATGGTGCCAGGGCTTTTGAGGTGACGCTGCAGTTCGATCGCTCCGAGCTGCAGGCCGGCGGACGCAGCTGCGGCCTCCAGCAGGGCATGGAGCTGGAGGCGGCCATCACCACCCAGCAGGAGACCGTGCTGGCGTTTGTGTTGCGCAAGGCGCGCCTTTGGGTGGGGCGTTAA
- the era gene encoding GTPase Era, translating into MEFSTTIPALPTSPAGFRSGFVALIGRPNVGKSTLLNQLVGEKVAITSPVAQTTRNRLRAILTTETAQLVLLDTPGIHKPHHLLGERLVQSARGAIGEVDVVLLLVDGSEPAGRGDGFIVELLQHCRAPVHVALNKNDLVDPERAEELAQSYGELVPGWPLHPVSALNGAGTSELVAALAADLPEGPHLYPPDAVSDQPEQLLLAELIREQVLHHTREEIPHSVAVQIERIVDDGPRTAVLATVLVERSSQKGILIGKGGRMLKEIGSGARQQMQKLIDGPVYLELFVKVVPNWRRSAARLSELGYRGE; encoded by the coding sequence ATGGAGTTTTCCACGACCATCCCGGCCCTGCCCACCAGCCCAGCAGGCTTCCGCTCCGGCTTCGTGGCGCTGATCGGCCGGCCAAACGTGGGCAAATCCACCCTGCTCAACCAGCTGGTGGGCGAAAAGGTGGCGATCACCTCGCCGGTAGCCCAAACCACCCGCAACCGGCTGCGGGCGATCCTCACCACCGAAACAGCCCAGCTGGTGCTGCTAGATACGCCAGGTATCCACAAGCCCCACCACCTGCTGGGGGAGCGACTGGTGCAGAGCGCCCGGGGCGCCATCGGTGAAGTGGATGTGGTGCTGCTGCTGGTGGATGGCAGCGAGCCGGCTGGCCGGGGCGATGGCTTCATCGTGGAGCTGCTGCAGCACTGCCGCGCGCCGGTGCACGTAGCCCTCAACAAAAACGACCTGGTGGATCCGGAGCGGGCCGAGGAACTAGCCCAGAGCTACGGCGAGCTGGTGCCGGGCTGGCCCCTGCATCCGGTGAGCGCCTTGAACGGCGCGGGTACCAGCGAGTTGGTGGCAGCTCTGGCCGCCGACCTACCGGAGGGTCCCCACCTATACCCACCGGATGCGGTCAGCGATCAGCCCGAGCAGTTGCTGCTGGCTGAATTGATCCGCGAGCAGGTGTTGCACCACACCCGCGAGGAGATTCCCCACTCGGTGGCGGTGCAGATCGAGCGCATCGTCGACGACGGGCCGCGCACTGCCGTGCTGGCGACGGTGCTGGTGGAACGCAGCAGCCAGAAGGGAATCCTGATCGGCAAAGGGGGCCGCATGCTTAAGGAGATCGGCAGCGGCGCCCGCCAGCAGATGCAGAAATTGATCGACGGGCCGGTGTATCTGGAGCTGTTCGTGAAGGTGGTGCCCAACTGGCGACGCAGTGCCGCGCGGTTGAGCGAACTGGGCTATCGGGGGGAGTAA
- the trmD gene encoding tRNA (guanosine(37)-N1)-methyltransferase TrmD, translating to MRLDVVSLAPEAFAPLLGLGVIGRAFAAGIAALHTHNPRDFATDKYRKVDDEPYGGGAGMVLKPEPVFAAVEAIPVLPRRRVLLMSPQGKPLKQADLRRWASGYDQLVLICGHYEGFDERIRSLADEEVSIGDFVLTGGELPAAVIINGVVRLLPGTVGTQACLDDESHSALLLEHPHYTRPANFRELEVPAVLRSGDHGAIARWRFEQQQQRTAERRPDLFGLWQAQQQLQQ from the coding sequence ATGCGCCTCGATGTGGTGAGCCTGGCACCGGAGGCCTTTGCGCCACTGCTGGGCCTGGGGGTGATCGGCCGGGCCTTTGCTGCCGGCATCGCCGCGCTCCACACCCACAACCCCCGCGATTTCGCCACCGACAAATACCGCAAGGTCGACGACGAGCCCTACGGCGGCGGCGCCGGCATGGTGCTTAAACCAGAGCCGGTGTTTGCGGCGGTGGAGGCGATCCCGGTGCTGCCGCGGCGGCGGGTGCTGCTGATGAGCCCCCAGGGCAAGCCGCTCAAGCAGGCCGATCTGCGCCGCTGGGCCAGCGGCTACGACCAGCTGGTGCTGATCTGCGGCCACTACGAAGGATTCGATGAACGCATCCGCTCCCTAGCTGATGAGGAGGTATCGATCGGCGACTTTGTGCTCACCGGCGGCGAGCTACCGGCGGCGGTAATCATCAACGGCGTGGTGCGGCTGCTGCCAGGCACCGTGGGAACCCAGGCATGCCTCGACGACGAAAGTCACAGCGCCCTGCTGCTCGAGCATCCCCACTACACGCGTCCCGCCAACTTCCGGGAGCTGGAGGTGCCGGCAGTGCTGCGCAGCGGTGACCATGGCGCCATCGCACGCTGGCGCTTTGAGCAGCAGCAGCAGCGCACCGCCGAACGCCGGCCGGATTTATTCGGGCTCTGGCAGGCGCAGCAGCAACTCCAGCAGTAG
- a CDS encoding NfeD family protein — protein MAPVSLLWLLLATGLLLLALAGAEVDGLLPAAVVALVLSVVTAWFPLPPLLQLGLLAGLTGLGVLGLRRWSARQRHRSLPPAETATVLSGFNGSDTGRVRWHGQSWSAVNLGSSQALSPGAAVTVLGREGNQLQVLGSPED, from the coding sequence ATGGCTCCCGTGTCGCTCCTCTGGCTGCTGCTGGCCACCGGCCTGCTGCTGCTTGCCCTGGCGGGGGCCGAGGTGGATGGGCTGTTGCCGGCAGCGGTGGTGGCCCTGGTGTTGTCAGTGGTGACGGCATGGTTTCCCCTGCCGCCCCTGCTGCAGCTAGGCCTACTGGCGGGCCTCACCGGCCTGGGGGTGCTGGGTCTGCGGCGCTGGTCGGCACGGCAGCGGCACCGCAGCCTGCCGCCTGCGGAAACCGCCACGGTGCTCAGTGGCTTCAACGGCAGCGATACGGGTCGGGTGCGCTGGCACGGCCAGAGCTGGAGCGCCGTCAACCTGGGCAGCAGCCAAGCCCTCAGCCCAGGTGCGGCCGTGACCGTGCTGGGCCGCGAGGGCAATCAGCTGCAGGTGCTGGGGTCACCGGAAGACTGA
- a CDS encoding phycobiliprotein lyase, whose amino-acid sequence MSEPSPDTAPFPPEQIGAFLRLCAGEWMSLRSQFALGAVDAADSDSAEDLGEDGEAWHSSERGELVVAFLEAEAADGAGGLQVGPKDGVAKQQLHFDANGGFSSGEQQGRWQLWPDGSLELVITGDGREVRERIWFTKPNLRLRSTVETSAAGSPGRASFSSEIRRVSRPTVPAS is encoded by the coding sequence ATGAGCGAGCCCAGCCCCGACACCGCCCCTTTTCCGCCCGAGCAAATTGGCGCCTTTCTGCGCCTCTGCGCCGGTGAATGGATGAGCTTGCGCAGCCAGTTCGCCCTGGGCGCGGTCGACGCTGCTGATAGCGACAGCGCCGAAGACCTAGGCGAGGACGGCGAGGCCTGGCACAGCAGCGAGCGCGGCGAACTGGTGGTGGCCTTCCTGGAGGCAGAGGCCGCTGATGGGGCCGGCGGCCTACAAGTGGGCCCGAAAGATGGCGTGGCCAAGCAGCAGCTGCACTTCGACGCAAACGGTGGCTTCAGCAGCGGCGAGCAGCAGGGCCGCTGGCAGCTCTGGCCCGACGGCAGCCTGGAGCTGGTGATCACAGGCGATGGCCGGGAGGTGCGCGAGCGGATCTGGTTCACCAAGCCCAATCTGCGGTTGCGCTCCACGGTGGAAACCAGCGCTGCTGGCAGCCCCGGCCGGGCCAGCTTCAGCTCCGAGATCCGCCGGGTGAGCCGGCCCACCGTGCCCGCGAGCTGA
- a CDS encoding type II toxin-antitoxin system VapC family toxin: MGAASSTQPKLRPQLLDTQLLLWLAIAPERLEATLRGNLRDRRFPMLYSVVSLWEVAIKTSLGKPGFVVDAAHLRDGLKQQGLQELGIEPEHSLAVQHLPWIHRDPFDRLLVAQAIHNGLTLLTADRTLRGYGHQVIWMGDGGSGG; the protein is encoded by the coding sequence ATGGGGGCAGCCAGCTCAACGCAACCCAAGCTCAGGCCGCAACTGCTCGACACCCAGCTGCTGCTCTGGCTGGCCATCGCCCCGGAGCGCCTAGAGGCAACCTTGCGTGGCAACCTCAGGGACCGCCGCTTTCCCATGCTGTACAGCGTGGTGAGCCTCTGGGAAGTGGCGATCAAAACCTCCCTCGGCAAGCCTGGATTCGTCGTCGACGCAGCTCATCTACGTGACGGCCTGAAGCAGCAGGGTCTCCAGGAACTGGGAATCGAGCCAGAACACTCTCTGGCGGTGCAGCATCTGCCCTGGATCCATCGCGACCCCTTCGATCGGCTGCTGGTGGCCCAGGCCATCCATAACGGCCTCACCCTGCTCACAGCGGATCGAACCCTCCGCGGTTACGGCCACCAGGTGATCTGGATGGGCGACGGCGGGTCAGGCGGCTGA
- a CDS encoding LuxR C-terminal-related transcriptional regulator: protein MPPSAGVVLAMGNPMALLGLGLLLGGPRFPVAAATGEAEALRLLGSSKADLLICANDLDQGQISSLIEAARRRVEGLRVVLILTVLPVHLSDMDWQWVDVVVCRDDLVADKAPLQQAAMALAKGQRFISSSTRRILAAEPGLGEAVRPINLTPRENEVLRGILQGQSDRQIAEALAVTLATVRDHGQNIRRKFGVGSRNELLGMALRRSMGRRSWLRF, encoded by the coding sequence ATGCCGCCGTCCGCCGGAGTGGTGCTGGCCATGGGCAATCCCATGGCCTTGCTGGGTCTGGGGTTGCTCCTGGGTGGCCCCCGGTTCCCCGTTGCGGCGGCAACGGGTGAGGCGGAGGCGTTGAGGCTGTTGGGCTCGAGCAAGGCCGACCTGCTGATCTGTGCCAACGACCTCGATCAGGGCCAAATCTCTTCATTGATCGAGGCAGCACGCAGGCGGGTGGAGGGATTGCGGGTGGTGCTGATCCTGACCGTGTTGCCGGTCCATCTCAGCGACATGGATTGGCAGTGGGTGGATGTGGTGGTTTGCCGCGATGATCTTGTTGCGGATAAGGCTCCCCTGCAGCAGGCGGCCATGGCTTTGGCGAAGGGCCAGCGCTTCATCAGTTCGAGCACACGACGCATCCTGGCCGCCGAGCCTGGCTTGGGAGAAGCGGTGAGGCCGATCAATCTCACCCCCCGTGAGAACGAGGTGTTGAGGGGGATCCTGCAGGGGCAGAGTGATCGCCAGATTGCGGAGGCCCTGGCTGTGACCTTGGCCACGGTTCGCGATCATGGCCAGAACATCCGGCGCAAGTTTGGCGTTGGCAGTCGCAATGAGCTGCTGGGCATGGCTTTGCGCCGCTCCATGGGTCGCCGCAGCTGGCTGCGCTTTTGA
- a CDS encoding heavy metal-binding domain-containing protein — protein MLLSTTSSLEGQPIRHYLGLVHGETILGANIFRDILASIRDLIGGRARSYEATLERAREMALQELGRRARLLGADAVVGVRVDYEVLGQAGGMLMACAIGTAVRLEAAGDWAPGDRGLPPPPLPPQP, from the coding sequence ATGCTGCTCAGCACCACCTCCAGCCTTGAAGGCCAGCCGATCCGGCACTACCTGGGCCTGGTGCACGGCGAAACAATTTTGGGCGCCAATATTTTTCGCGACATTCTGGCCTCCATCCGGGACCTAATCGGCGGCCGGGCTAGGTCCTATGAAGCCACGCTGGAGCGGGCCCGGGAGATGGCACTGCAGGAACTAGGTAGGCGCGCTCGATTGCTGGGCGCCGATGCCGTTGTGGGGGTGCGGGTGGACTACGAGGTGCTGGGACAGGCGGGTGGGATGTTGATGGCTTGCGCAATCGGCACTGCCGTACGGCTCGAGGCTGCTGGGGATTGGGCTCCTGGGGATAGGGGCCTTCCACCGCCGCCGCTACCGCCTCAACCCTGA
- a CDS encoding type II toxin-antitoxin system Phd/YefM family antitoxin, which produces MKVNLHDAKTNLSRYVEQALDGEEVVIARAGKALVRLVPVDEAPRRRELGFLQGAAVLDCDLKADFQQDIEAMFS; this is translated from the coding sequence ATGAAAGTCAACCTCCACGACGCCAAAACCAATCTCTCCCGGTATGTGGAGCAAGCGCTCGATGGGGAGGAGGTGGTGATTGCGCGAGCCGGCAAAGCCCTGGTGCGGCTGGTGCCGGTAGATGAGGCTCCTCGCCGACGCGAGCTCGGCTTTCTTCAGGGGGCTGCGGTTCTGGACTGCGACCTCAAAGCCGACTTCCAGCAGGACATCGAGGCGATGTTCAGCTGA
- a CDS encoding peptidase domain-containing ABC transporter, translated as MTRYACVQQHAEEDCGAACVATVARQYGHRLSMPRVREQVGTGSGGTTLLGLRRGAEACGFHARPVRASAELLDQLEAIPLPAICHWRGNHWVVLHGRVGKRYVIADPAVGLQRLSRQELEAGWGNRVMLLLEPNHARLQQHQQDAPQRAWWQLLQQVGPHRGLVLQALLINGAVGLLALAMPLLMQLLTDDVLVRRDSQLLASLGLAMLLLFGFRNLLSLIQGHLVGHFAQRLQLGMELNYGDRLFQLPMTYFDSHRSGEVVSRVADVAHVNQLIGTLVLGLPSQLFIALISLVVMVSYSARLSLAALLSFLVVIGVNLAFLPALQQHTRRLIVESADNQGFLVESFRAAQVLKTSEASPQVWQEVQGNFGRLARLRWLTQQLQLFGSTSTSFLGNATNLAVLWYGSSFVIAGELSIGQLLAFNGMALNVLAFLAGLVAFASDGVSAQVVIQRLSDVLEGTVEDPAGATKPWVALPGDGDLVCRDLSFHHAGRVELLDHFSLTIPGGRCTALIGESGCGKSTLVKLLAGLYPAQAGTIHYGPYGQKDLALDCLRRQVCLVPQEAQFFNRSILDNFRLVYPQVGFDQVVQACQQALADDFIRELPDGYQTVLGEFGANLSGGQRQRLAIARALVGQPAVLILDEATAALDPVLERRLMDRLLAQRQGLTTVMVSHRPGVILRCDWVVYLEQGQVRFEGPPEAMASSETLAPYVLPA; from the coding sequence GTGACGCGCTACGCCTGCGTCCAGCAGCACGCCGAGGAGGATTGCGGCGCCGCCTGCGTTGCCACCGTGGCGCGCCAGTACGGCCACCGGCTCAGCATGCCGAGGGTGCGCGAACAGGTGGGCACCGGTAGCGGCGGCACCACCTTGCTGGGTCTGCGCCGTGGTGCTGAGGCCTGCGGTTTCCATGCCCGCCCTGTGCGGGCCAGTGCTGAATTGCTGGATCAGCTCGAGGCCATTCCCCTGCCCGCGATCTGCCATTGGCGTGGCAACCACTGGGTGGTGCTCCATGGCCGCGTCGGCAAGCGCTATGTGATCGCCGATCCCGCAGTGGGGCTCCAGCGCCTCAGCCGCCAAGAACTCGAGGCCGGCTGGGGCAACCGGGTGATGCTGTTGCTGGAGCCCAACCACGCCCGGCTGCAGCAGCACCAGCAGGACGCCCCCCAGCGGGCCTGGTGGCAGCTGCTGCAGCAGGTGGGCCCCCATCGGGGCTTGGTGCTGCAGGCCCTGCTGATCAACGGGGCGGTGGGCCTGCTCGCCTTGGCGATGCCGCTCTTGATGCAGCTGCTCACCGACGACGTGCTGGTGCGCCGCGACAGCCAGCTACTGGCCAGTCTGGGGCTGGCGATGCTGCTGCTGTTTGGTTTTCGCAACCTTCTCAGCCTGATCCAGGGCCATCTAGTGGGTCATTTCGCCCAGCGCCTTCAGCTGGGCATGGAACTGAATTACGGCGATCGGCTGTTCCAGCTGCCGATGACCTACTTCGACAGCCACCGCAGCGGCGAGGTGGTGAGTCGCGTTGCTGATGTGGCCCACGTGAATCAGCTGATTGGCACGCTCGTGTTGGGGTTGCCCAGTCAGCTGTTCATCGCCCTGATTTCCCTGGTCGTGATGGTGAGCTATAGCGCGCGCCTCAGCCTCGCGGCCCTGCTCTCCTTTCTGGTCGTGATCGGCGTCAACCTGGCCTTCCTGCCGGCGTTGCAGCAGCACACCCGCCGCTTGATCGTGGAGTCGGCGGATAACCAGGGCTTCCTGGTGGAGTCGTTCCGGGCGGCCCAGGTGCTGAAAACCAGCGAGGCCAGCCCCCAGGTGTGGCAGGAGGTGCAGGGCAACTTCGGCCGCCTGGCCCGTCTGCGCTGGCTCACCCAGCAGCTGCAGTTGTTCGGCAGTACCAGCACCAGCTTCCTTGGCAATGCCACCAACCTGGCGGTGCTCTGGTACGGCAGCAGTTTCGTGATCGCCGGCGAGCTCAGCATCGGCCAGCTGCTGGCCTTCAACGGCATGGCCCTAAATGTGTTGGCCTTTCTGGCGGGCCTGGTGGCCTTCGCCAGTGATGGGGTGTCCGCCCAGGTTGTGATCCAACGCCTGTCGGACGTGCTCGAGGGCACGGTGGAGGATCCCGCCGGTGCCACCAAGCCCTGGGTGGCCCTGCCCGGCGATGGCGATCTGGTGTGCCGGGATCTGAGCTTCCACCACGCCGGCCGGGTGGAGCTGCTGGATCACTTCAGCCTCACCATCCCCGGCGGGCGTTGCACGGCCCTGATCGGCGAATCGGGTTGCGGTAAAAGCACCCTGGTGAAGTTGCTGGCGGGCCTCTACCCCGCCCAGGCCGGCACCATCCACTACGGCCCCTACGGCCAGAAGGACCTGGCGCTTGATTGCCTGCGGCGTCAGGTGTGCCTGGTGCCCCAGGAAGCCCAGTTCTTCAACCGCTCGATCCTGGACAACTTCCGCCTGGTGTATCCCCAGGTGGGTTTCGATCAGGTGGTGCAGGCCTGCCAGCAGGCCCTCGCCGATGACTTCATCCGCGAGCTGCCCGATGGCTATCAGACGGTGCTGGGCGAATTCGGCGCCAACCTTTCCGGCGGCCAGCGCCAGCGCCTTGCCATCGCCCGGGCCCTGGTGGGCCAGCCGGCGGTGCTGATTCTCGATGAAGCCACCGCGGCCCTAGATCCGGTGCTGGAGCGCCGCCTGATGGATCGCCTGCTAGCGCAGCGCCAGGGGCTCACCACCGTGATGGTGAGCCACCGCCCTGGGGTGATCCTGCGCTGCGATTGGGTGGTGTATCTCGAGCAGGGTCAGGTGCGTTTTGAGGGGCCGCCCGAGGCCATGGCCAGCTCCGAAACCCTCGCCCCCTACGTGTTGCCGGCATGA
- the ispF gene encoding 2-C-methyl-D-erythritol 2,4-cyclodiphosphate synthase: MQLRIGNGYDIHRLVPGRALILGGQRLEHPAGLGLDGHSDADVLVHAIMDALLGALSLGDIGLYFPPDDPQWQGADSLELLEQVVALVMERGWSVVNVDSVLVAERPKLKPHIASMRSAIAARMGLAADQVGVKATTNEQLGPEGREEGISCHAVVLLQKP, translated from the coding sequence ATGCAACTCCGCATCGGCAATGGCTACGACATCCACCGGCTGGTGCCCGGTCGGGCGCTGATCCTGGGCGGCCAGCGGCTGGAGCATCCCGCCGGCCTGGGGCTTGATGGCCACAGCGATGCCGACGTGCTGGTGCACGCAATCATGGACGCCCTGCTGGGGGCCCTTTCCCTAGGCGACATCGGCCTGTACTTCCCCCCGGACGACCCGCAGTGGCAGGGGGCCGACAGCCTGGAGCTGCTGGAGCAGGTGGTGGCCCTGGTGATGGAGCGTGGTTGGAGCGTGGTGAATGTGGATTCAGTGCTAGTGGCCGAGCGGCCCAAGCTCAAGCCCCACATCGCCTCGATGCGTTCTGCCATCGCAGCGCGCATGGGCCTGGCAGCCGATCAGGTGGGCGTCAAAGCCACCACCAACGAACAGCTCGGGCCTGAAGGCCGCGAAGAGGGCATCTCGTGCCACGCCGTGGTCCTGCTGCAGAAGCCGTGA